A DNA window from Elephas maximus indicus isolate mEleMax1 chromosome 17, mEleMax1 primary haplotype, whole genome shotgun sequence contains the following coding sequences:
- the LOC126060701 gene encoding putative olfactory receptor 8G2, translating into MGPGNHSTMTEFILAGLTDKPELQLPLCLFFLGTYMVTVVGNLGMITLIGLSSCLHTPMYHFLSSLSFIGLCQSTVITPKMLVNFMTEKNTFSKPECMTQLYFFLICIISECQMLAVMVYDHYVDICNPLLYNVTMSYQVCSWLVVEVYMIGLIGATAHTVLFFSAFNILAPTLTILGSYVSIIAGILGIHSTEGCSKAFSTCSSHILAVTILYGSAAFMYLQSSNVSSMDQGKVSSVFYTIIALILNPQTIA; encoded by the exons ATGGGACCAGGAAATCACTCCACAATGACTGAGTTCATCCTTGCTGGGCTAACAGACAAACCAGAACTTCAGCTGCCTCTCTGTCTTTTCTTCCTGGGAACCTACATGGTCACAGTGGTGGGGAACCTGGGCATGATCACACTGATTGGGCTCAGTTCTTGcctgcacacacccatgtaccATTTCCTCAGCAGTTTGTCCTTCATTGGTCTCTGCCAGTCCACTGTCATTACCcccaaaatgctggtgaactttatgacagagaagaacaccTTCTCCAAGCCTGAATGCATGActcagctttacttcttccttatttgTATTATATCAGAATGTCAAATGTTGGCTGTGATGGTGTATGATCACTATGTTGACATCTGTAACCCACTACTTTACAATGTCACCATGTCTTATCAGGTCTGCTCCTGGCTGGTAGTTGAGGTATATATGATAGGCTTGATTGGTGCCACAGCCCACACAG TTTTGTTCTTCAGTGCATTTAATATTCTTGCTCCAACCTTGACCATCCTTGGCTCCTATGTCTCCATCATTGCTGGCATCCTGGGAATCCACTCCACAGAGGGCTGTTCCAAAGCCTTCAGCACGTGTAGCTCCCACATCTTGGCTGTTACAATCTTGTATGGTTCTGCAGCATTCATGTACCTGCAGTCATCAAATGTCAGCTCCATGGACCAAGGCaaagtgtcttctgtgttttACACCATAATTGCTCTAATACTGAACCCCCAAACTATAGCCTGA